DNA sequence from the Glycine soja cultivar W05 chromosome 18, ASM419377v2, whole genome shotgun sequence genome:
gtctgtacctatttgttttgtaggtactgtctatcaaaaacaccaaattacatgcgttgactaacttcactgcatcagggtgacaccaaaagatatgACAAACCACGTCTTCGTCCTTTAATCTATGtcaatgaatatattgatcccGTTCAAGAAGTTTCATTAGATGCTACATTTTAGTATCACtacctcttatggaagaacggtattcacttcttgcattgtatatttgtttgatggtCGTAAAACTATTGGTATTGTGTTCCTTCAGAGTTAGcagaatgtttcttggtttcaccattgactttgtcatatcagcaataagtgtcttttcagctttagtcaatcgcccagcatatggatgtccaactaatgacttggtcaattcatgattatgaatcccacacATCAATTTCACCATCCAGCCTTGTCCTCCAACCATTGGCTTGCcacgaagcttgaagggacacccacatttcctagtTCCAGTATCTCTTCAaacaaattctttcttcctacaCCTATACTCGCCACTCCTTTCACAGTCAATTAACACAAACGAAGTCCTTCCTCTACTACTAGTGTTTGTGTCAGACCTTATAATCACCGCCACAAATCCGTTTTCATGAGCAACGGATCGAGCCCACCGTAAAACATCTTCTCGGCTGTCAAACACCTACAAAGCAATCCACATAATTTCAGTTTTCTAcaacatattgattttattgaATCACTCACAATCATGAACATTATTACCTGAAAAGTATTGAACGCAtcagaacaatcaacatgtggttcattcacaccacatgCTTCTTCATTTTGATAATCCATATCCacttcttcagacattataTTGTCATACATCCACTGATCTTTGTCCATCTTAACAATAAATCAAAAGTTTAAACTCACACATACAACACATAACCGAAGTATACATAACATACTAAACTATTCATAATAACTCATCATTAGTAAAAAGCCAAAATCTTATTTCATTCTACACGtataaacaattcaaataaaaaatgacaatacaaacaaagtaatactttaaaaacaaaatgaagctttaaaattttaaaaatataacctgttacggatcaacttgatccgtaagtctcttgcggatcaagttgatctgcagGTAAGTtgcgaatcaagttgatccgcatgTAGATTGCTTGCCTGCAGATCAAGTTGATAtgtgcggatcaagttgatccgtaagtaacttgcagatcaagttgatccgtaagtaaCTTGCGGattacttacggatcaacttaattCGCACgtatcaacttgatctgtatctTTCAAATTAACATgctgatcaagttgattcgtacgtagattgcggatcaagttgatccgcacgACTTGCGGTACACCAGAACGCACACCCAATGCAAATGCGTACCTCATATACCGCCAACGATCACCGCAACGCTGAACACTggtaccttcaccttcaccggACCTAACCAAGCGCAACGAAACGAAGAACAACGGCGAAGCACTTGTGCACGGAAGAATGCCACCGACGGAGAGAATGAGGAAGGAGAGAACGAGGAAGGAGAGAATGAGGAAGCATTGTgccattatttttaaatatgtaaaaagcTTTTTATTACATGCAAGGGCAGTTTGGgaatttgttatatttgttgGGTGCACTAGccatgctgggtgcacctagcaacaccctttaGACTTTAGTCAGCAAATGTCTCAACGCTTCAAGCTTGGCATCCATATAAATCCGATTTCAACAAGAAATTCACTTCAAatgcataatataattttacttatCTAAGATGAATAAGTGAAAATGTATAAATACATTTACTGTATTGAATTTATAAACCTTATTAATCAATgtcctaaaaatatttattaaagaataaaaaataattaaaaacacggttgaaatacaataaaaatacattaataatacTTTCTAAAACATCAGTTTTTATCCATTAATCAACATACTTAAAACACTTATTAGAATTTGTCCTAATCTAACGCATATTATGATATCGActaactataaattaaaaataaatacgtTCTTATTTATAgtcaatttcatatataaaaaaaacaaattatactctcattccctattttttttaattacatataacaccattttttttattcctagaCTAATCCCCTTgatgtttgaaaaaaattaccCTAACCCTTAAAAGATATCTTGTGCAATCccaaaaaatcttaaaatgtgttaatgtaatttactctttcaaaaaataacataaattacatttttctgTAACTAGTTCAACTTATTGCACGTATGGTATTAGTTAATACTGTAGACTCTTGATTTTGTTGGAATTACTTTAGTCTTCAGGAAATGCAATTATAgaacagaaagaaaaaattaacattttttttcagagTATTATTGGACATTTAAACATAATGAGATCATCAGAAGAAATAGCATGCAAAATTTCTTGATCCCACCCTACCCCCTCATGAATGCCAGAGTTGCTTCTTAGACTACACACCATATCAACCTACATTCTGCAAAACTGAATAAACAATTCACATTATGATCACCACCACCTTCTCCTTACTAAGATCCCACTgaaagaaatcattaattataCCACTACCTATACCTGATTTCATTCTTTCCTCTCCATTGAGATCATTACCTTCTAAAATCTAAACTTCCTAACTGTTATATACTCAATACCTGTAACCATAGCCCATGGAACTCATTCTAGACCTAATATTGTGTTCATACATTGACTCCCCATAATCCACAGGCTTGATAACCACAGACTCCTGCTTCCTATCCTGCTCCTGCACTGCCCCAAACACTATCTCATTGGTTGTCTCATGGCTCTGCTCGTAGTAAGTGTGAGGGATTGATGAGCGGTACTGATGGCGATGGTgtttctgttgttgttgctgctgctgctggaGATCTCCATCCCATCCGCTGTAGAATGCTCGGCTTTGTCGCAGTTGTTGCATTTTCTCAGCATCCTTGGACATGAAAGGATAGGTTTTTCGAGGGGTTGGGGCCCTTGTGTCGATCGAAGGGGGCTGGTCTTCGTCGGGGATCACAAAACTTTCCTGCACCGGCCAAGCATTAACTTGCTTCTGAGGTTGCTGGATAAGTGGTTGTCTTTGAAATTGGTATCTCAGGGATTTTCTTCTGAAAGAAGGAAATAATCCTCCTATTATCTCCACCATTGATGCACCCGTGTTGGCGAGAAGCTTCCCAAGGGATCCGAAGAAACCTTCTTCCTGCTTGTCAGGTTCATATTCTGATGGAATTAAAGGAGGCCTGACAGATTTCAAGGGCTTTTGATATGGACTTGGAGGAACTGAAGATGTTACCATTACTGGAACCTGAGCCTACAAAAAACATGAGATGGAATGGATTATTGACTCTTTATGAGCTTGCATCTACAGTATCATGAGGCTGTAGTTGCCATCCCATCATCACTATAAAGGTAATGGAAAGTTGAAAAGTAATAACTTGAATATAGATAAATCTTCCATTATGCAGCTCTCTTTGGGAGTAACATGATGCTTCTCACTGCAAAGTTTTAGAACAGTAGTTCTCAAACAATTCAGGATATCTAGTGCATGTTAATTTATTCATGAAGTTCTGTAAGTGGGGAATCATATTCATTAATGACCATTTTAGTTATAACAAGTCTATAATCAGTCTCATTCAAAGTAATGCATAAGGAACAAGACAAGACTAAGCACTAACTTCCTGGGATGCCACAATTGTACCAAGCCTACGCTGCAGTAATGCTAGCATGTAACCAAAGAATCCAGCCCCAACAAGCATTGCAATCCCTGTAACATTGAAGGCAATCAGTCTAAATTTGATTATCAATAACACTTGACAGAATTTCTACAGAAATTCATGGTATGATTTAGTTTACCAAGTGGGAATCCACTGCCATACTGATAGGCACAATCATCAAAATGGAGTTGGATCTCCCTAATGGCTCGGTTTCCTCTGTCTATGACGAGTAGTGAACAGCTACTACCAACATAAACCACATCAAGGTCATCAGAAAATTTAGCTTCTTCACTTGGTCCATCAACATGCCCCCCTCCACGGTTCCATTTTCCTCCAGCAATTGTGGTGACCCCTGAAATAGAAATCTTACTTCAATAAAAAGTTCCCAAATTCGACTCTAATGTGGTAACAGTTTTATAATCAAAGATTACCTATCCTATAGTATCATTGCAAGAGTACATACACAGGTTTTGTAACTTCTCTAGAATTTCTAGAAAGAAAAAGTTTATGTAATGGTACTAAGCAGAGACACAAATGAGAAAAGGATGAAACACCATTTTACCTGAATCACTAATTTTCCTAATTGCCATATTTGTAGTATCTGCAACATAAATATTTCCTCGGTCATCAACAGTTATCCCCTTTGGATGGTTCATCCTAGCCTCCCTAAGCTTCCCATCAACATGTCCAGAATAACCTTCAGCCGACCCTGCCACCAGCTTGGGTCTGCTGTCTGCACAATTGCAATGAGCATTATTATGTTCTTCAACTCAAGTTCATAATATAGTATATACATACATGCAAGGAATTTAACTATCACAGCAATTATATTCAAAAGACAACCCCCATAGACACATAGTTCAAAATGCATTACAATCATGTAATACACACCTTCATTCAGCACATAATCATGAACTCAATAGATCTCATTATGTAAATATCAGTCAATATAATGCAATGAAAGGATCAAATTGAAAATGACAACAAGCTAGATATGCTTATAACTAGAGATAATCATCATTCCAAATCCAGCAAAAGGCAGCTGAACATCAAATTCTCCGCAACAGCAACAAAcatatgattctttttttatttattttaccgaAACATCACAATCAAACATAGTGAATTTCACCAATCACTTAGAACCACAAGCCACCATCAAAACCACATTGCGACTCACTTACACAAAGAAAGAGAGGATGAAATCCTATAAATGTTACTATTAGCCGAATCAAGAATGAGAAGCTCCCCATTGGGCAACACCTCCACAGCATAAGGCTCGATCCCAAGCTTGCTTCCATCAAACACAGTCTCCACATTGTACCCACTTTCGAACTTCATCATCGACCTGCTCGAAACCGCTGCAAAAAAAAACCCACATTTCAAACCTCAAAACCCACCACCACGCAGAAGACAAAAACAGAAACACACAAAACCAAAGCCGAAAACTAAACTTGCACCAGATCCATACCAGTCTTGGTGGTGGCCTTGAGCGACCACACCCACTTGGTGAAAGCAGGCACAGCATTGGAGAGAAACCCATTTACAATCTCTGAAACCACGTAGACACGGAGCTATCTATGAGCAAAAGAAGCAAACTTTGATGAAATGGAAGCGAGAGAATGAGCACAAGTGAATCGGGGCTTACTTGCAGGGGAAGTAGTGGAAGGGGCAGCTGAGACATGGAGAGTGGCGAATAGAAGGAGAAGGTGGAGAGTGAGAACCAGCAAGAGAAGATGCTTACCCATTTGAGCTGATCCGAAGAAGGGTGAAGCTATGGAGAATGTTGTGAGGTTTCAACAATGGTGGCGAAAAGAGTGGGAGAAGAACCCTAATTCAAAGGTGTGAAGAGAAAGGAAAGGAAATGGggaatgtttctttttttgggGTAATGTTTTAgcagaaaggaaagaaaagggaGTGGGTTTTGGAGTGTTAAGGGGGAAAAAGGCAGAGAAGAGAGAATAGGAAAGGTACAGCgcataaaataagagaaaaggagaagCATTATAGTGTTGTAGAGAGACTGAGAGAGGGACCCTTTTAATTGATATTGATGTCTTATATTCGTAGTGTTTTTCTAATAAATGATGTCGTAAATTTAAAAGGTTAGTTCAAAGTTTATTGACTTATTccagtatatttttatttttatgggaCACAAACCTAAGTATGTCGTCAAAAGCGTTAATAGggcgtaatttttttaaaatttatcatttggaTAGATTTTAAGTTAATACCCGTATAGAGATAAGTTTAATATGGGTTATGACTTGAAAGTTATAAGAAGCatgtatcttttaaaaaaacattaaagtcttaatattttgtatgactttatttttttttaaagaaaatacaactttaaagttgtattaaaaaaaagattaaaattgtataaaattttacaactttaatgtttaaaaaaaataaaaatcataactagtcctataacttttaattcaaaaaagtCATAATTTATGACTTATTTTTAAActagtattaatttaaaatctatcacaaatggtaaatttttttaaaaattgcacCCTATAGGTACGTTTGCCAAGTATGTCTTGCACGACActctttttaaaatgttttttaagatcaacagaaatttattaaaaattattaattttcataatttatctaatttaatgaatttttatcctaatttaaaaatgaaatatactaaaataagtGATTTTTAATATTACATGACAAATGTTAATCAATGTCTTTaaaatattggttaaaaaattatatggataaatatttttattaaaatacataaaattatactgtttcatgatttttttatgtttttctatgatttttataataaatactttttctttttatttaattctttaaccaaTATTTAAAGATACTATAAGCTAGACCCTTAATATATTTCAGCCAATGGAGAGTGTTAAAAAGACTATCCTAACATTCCTCATATATCATATGGTTGTtaaataattctatttttttaactatatgtttattatgaatttaatttctacGTTCGTGTGTATGGTAGAATATTACTCAAGAGTGTTAGCAACACATTGTATaatatattctttaaaaaaaattatctactaaaaaagaatatgttacaaagtaattttttatcctAGGATCATAAGTGTCTCTTAATGTATTAAATTACAAACTAATTTTACTCATGATTGTtggtttaacaaaattttacatacataaaaaatcaaacatgaattttctaattaaacatATCGTTCTCCTACCTGTGAGTACAATagacataattttaatattctttttataatatttactaCTAAAGGTTAgtcttttaattgaattttagtattttgaagaattgatattttgataaaggatattttaaattcacatataaaaaaaattacttggcGGTAAATAAGTTTAAACTGTAGTGATATTTAAAGGAGTTGGATATTCAAGCTCCAATTTGAGATTGTTGATTAACtggataattttataaaaattaattcaccTACTTggtgatttattttattagttaaaggattttttaagtaaaacagattttttgataaaatcgtttatttttaatagtttataaCGTTTTCCAAAATTCTGTTTTAAGTaacgttttaattttttatattttagttggaAGAGTTTTTTTATTCCTGATTGATAGTGTTTTACAATCTTCCATCCACTTATTTATTTGCATAAATTTAACACACTCATTTTTTCATATTCGATGTCtcttgtgttttcttcatcaATTTCTCTCGATCAAAGtggtatttaaaaaagaaaaaaagtggtatttcttccaatgacaatattgtttgttttttttaagtaatttattaaattattggattaataatatgttaattttaataaaatctactttgttaaaaaagaaagaaagaattcacaaaaaaaaatgccgCAACattcattaatttgaaaagCTATAGATCACTACTTCTTTAAGAacgatttaataaaattatcaaattctaCTTTTTAtgatgtaaaattattaaaacaatataaattattttttcattatctcgtttcatttataaaaaatattatcctaatttttaaatgataaattatttaaactaaattcaaatatgaaaatttacaattattaaaaacatatagtTACCAAATTTTAAGTTATGACTAAGTAATTAATATGCTCTTCTTTGTCATTTTATACTTATAAGTTaggttaatagttttttttttttcttgacaaAAAGTTAGATTAGtagttaattttaatgaatactTCGTATTCAATCAATACTTTATATTCAATCAACTAATTTATTACCTATGAGTTTTAGTTAGTTTTTCACTTTTGACTAATTTATTCATTGATTTTGCAAAACGCACCTTTTTTGGTACAGGCAAAACACACCTTTAAcctacaataaaattattttcttttttcttttattttttgaagattcctttttttcttttagaactCTAATACCAATATTGTTTTTTATCAGTATAGTACCGATgttgttttaaattaaatagaattaattttgactaaaaaataattttaaattattaaacataaataagatatatatttaaattaatttcaaaacgtaaatttatattaaaacggACAGTGGATAAGAGAGAATTCACAAACACCACCAAACATTCCACAACCTCTATATTTGGTcttcaattgaaattattgTGACATACATTTCCATACaatccaataaataaaaaaatgaaaggaaaaacaaatgtcTTAAATTCTGATACTTTTATAAAAGTACTTTTATctcaaacatatatttttacctGATTTCGAAACGTACACGGATATtctctgttttaattttttgctgttatcaataaaaagtgtaaaatattGATGGAGACGTACGTATACGAATATATGATTATTAAAATTGTAGTATCTTATATAGCTGGGTCCAAACAATCCATGAACCGTAGTTTGTTTCCAACAAACGTTACTGAGTCATTCATAGATGTTTGActgtaataaataatttcttttaaaagtgtcctaaattaaatattatatataatataaaaataaaaattatattatattatataataaacttatttaagagatatatttttaaaatataagtcattTACTTCAAACATAACTTACAATATTATGGTggtctggaaaaaaaaatatttatactactAGTATAAAACATTTTAGTTTCCACAGAAACCAAATAAAAGCTTACTTTATCATTTgtatcatattaataaataagatggattacgtaataaaataataaaatattaattattacatatatgtataaaaaatttctaCATATACTAACAGTGTATTATTTAGACcccttaaaattattaataaagagaAGGGTGTTTAACAAGGTTACAATTTCTAGCTAACTTCTtattacaaatgaaaaaaagaagtggCATACACGTATTTGCATGTGAAGTTTGTAATAATTATCAATTAACATGATGAATGagattatttttcctttttcctttttaggTCTATGACTATTGTATATGATGAAAATGATCATTTGTGATGTGTATTTGATAcagtcagaaaataaaaataatgtcatttacAATTGATTTATTAGAGTTATTCCATACACGTATGCATATTGAacgaagaaaatatttaaatcattattttgatttatttttccatggtaaaaagttattttacacCACAACTAGCTTGCTTATAAATACTACCGTGTGTTTCTTAAAGAAACACTACTTGCATCGAGCTATTATAATAGTGAAATTATCAAGTGATGATACTTTATATAAATCAACATCTTAAAATGTGGGGAACGTAATGAGAACACGACTTTGCTATGCTGTATACAAGAATATATGTACTTGCCAGGTTGTGTTGTTGAAACAAATTGTTGAAGTTCGTTGGTATAAGAACTATACTAGATCGAACATCAAGTATCTATTCTGTTTCACTAAAGACCAAAGCAACATGCCGAATAGGAATTAGCCTAGAGTAGTCGAGTACTCATTAAGATGCACGCGAGGCAACAATTGTAATTACTAGTAATTGTGAGATTAAGCTACTTAATCCTACTTAGAATACGGATTATCTAGATGGTAATAAGTACATACAAGCTCAAGGTTTAGAGTTCAATAAAGTAGGTATAAAAAAGGTAGGACCCTTAGGTAAAAATAATCGTTCATTGAATGCATATGTATTATACATATTTATTGCTCTAGGTCGAACCCTTAATTGCCTGTTGAAGTGTCTTTTGCAAGTATTTCTTTCGGATCACACTACTCGaatgaagtgaagaagaaaaaggaatggCAAGGACCTTTCGACGCAAGGAGTAGTACTCGATCATATTGTGACAAAAACACTTTTGACTCCAACCATGGGGTCATGAAATATAGTCCTTGGCCCCAACAATTATGGCAATTACACAAACTagaacaaacacaacaacaactaGACAACCAAGGAATCGACATCATGAAGAAGTGCACGTGGAGACCAGACTGACTTATCCTCAATGGGTAAGGAGATTGCAAATGCAAGTATCAGATATGTGTCGGCACCATGCCAAAGAAGTCATGGCCCTTTGGCAGGAGAATGCACAACTATGAGAAGGTAATCGGTCCTAATGACTTGGAAATGAAATGCCTATTGGGACAGACATAGAGTCAACAACCTTTGAGATGCCAAAGGCCTCCAATGTCAGTGTTCGGCAGGACACACGCCCCTAATCTGTAAAAACATTAGGGAAGTAGTTGTAGCAATTTAAGAATCCTTTCATCCCCAGTATCATGGAGGCTATCCTCCCTTCCAACTGAAAGAGTTTGACTATCGAAAAGTACAATGGTACAAGCAACCCAGGTGAGCACCTTGACGTTTACACCACTCAATTTTGCATTTACACTACTGAcgatattgttttatgcatGATTTTCCCCACATCCTTGAAAGGTCAAGCCCTACAATGGTTCACCTGATTGCCCCATAATACCATAAACTCCTTTGATACATTGGCAACTGGGTTTGGAAGCCAGTTCAGAACTAGTTGATCCCATCACCTAACGTAAGTGGCATTGGCATTGATTAATGTTGCTCGGCATCTTGACAGTATTTCCAAAGACACGTGATTAATGTTCGGACCAACTGCCCCATAGCTAAAGTGTTACAAAAGCTTGAGTTAGTCGAGAGGATGATGGCCAACAGTTCATTGAGTTATCAAAGTATGAGATCTATTATGAACCAAGAGGCATTGTTCGGGCCCATAGCTTAGTATATTTCGTAAATGAATTTCACCCACCATAACCTCAATTCCAGGATGAGTGGTGGACTCTACATGTGGACGA
Encoded proteins:
- the LOC114394631 gene encoding uncharacterized protein LOC114394631 isoform X1, whose protein sequence is MGKHLLLLVLTLHLLLLFATLHVSAAPSTTSPAKIVNGFLSNAVPAFTKWVWSLKATTKTAVSSRSMMKFESGYNVETVFDGSKLGIEPYAVEVLPNGELLILDSANSNIYRISSSLSLYSRPKLVAGSAEGYSGHVDGKLREARMNHPKGITVDDRGNIYVADTTNMAIRKISDSGVTTIAGGKWNRGGGHVDGPSEEAKFSDDLDVVYVGSSCSLLVIDRGNRAIREIQLHFDDCAYQYGSGFPLGIAMLVGAGFFGYMLALLQRRLGTIVASQEAQVPVMVTSSVPPSPYQKPLKSVRPPLIPSEYEPDKQEEGFFGSLGKLLANTGASMVEIIGGLFPSFRRKSLRYQFQRQPLIQQPQKQVNAWPVQESFVIPDEDQPPSIDTRAPTPRKTYPFMSKDAEKMQQLRQSRAFYSGWDGDLQQQQQQQQKHHRHQYRSSIPHTYYEQSHETTNEIVFGAVQEQDRKQESVVIKPVDYGESMYEHNIRSRMSSMGYGYRY
- the LOC114394631 gene encoding uncharacterized protein LOC114394631 isoform X2 translates to MMKFESGYNVETVFDGSKLGIEPYAVEVLPNGELLILDSANSNIYRISSSLSLYSRPKLVAGSAEGYSGHVDGKLREARMNHPKGITVDDRGNIYVADTTNMAIRKISDSGVTTIAGGKWNRGGGHVDGPSEEAKFSDDLDVVYVGSSCSLLVIDRGNRAIREIQLHFDDCAYQYGSGFPLGIAMLVGAGFFGYMLALLQRRLGTIVASQEAQVPVMVTSSVPPSPYQKPLKSVRPPLIPSEYEPDKQEEGFFGSLGKLLANTGASMVEIIGGLFPSFRRKSLRYQFQRQPLIQQPQKQVNAWPVQESFVIPDEDQPPSIDTRAPTPRKTYPFMSKDAEKMQQLRQSRAFYSGWDGDLQQQQQQQQKHHRHQYRSSIPHTYYEQSHETTNEIVFGAVQEQDRKQESVVIKPVDYGESMYEHNIRSRMSSMGYGYRY